CCCTTGGGAGCCCTGCCTCGACCAAACCGGCCAGTATGAGAGTAGAGAAATGAGCAGTCAGATCGAACCTGTTACTACTACTGTAGTTGAAATCGCGGCTAGCCCTTGATGTTTCAAGGTCGGAGCGAAGATTCGAAACTCTGCCGTAAGTTGTGAGTCGTCTGCCCGCAAGGAAGGATGACGACCAGGAGGGAGGTTTGATTCGCAGAGCGTCGAACAATAGCTCCATGATTAGGTCCCGAGCTATAGGATCATTGTAATGAAGCGAATCAAGGAGAGACCGCAACGGTTGCGAGTCATGTCTTGCAAGGATAACCAGCCCGGGCCAAGTCTTTAGCATGGCAGAAATTGCCCGCGCAGCAGACTTCAATCGCCCACTGCGTAGCGTGTCGGACAATGAATCCGTGAAAGGAGTTAGAACAGCTTCAAGTTCAGATCCTTGGAGAAACTTTCGACTACAAGGGGTGTCCACAACGTGCAGAAAACTTGATATCAGAGACTCCGAGGCGCCGAACGTCCCTTCTGCAAGCGCATCATGCAGAGCAGCAAATCCACCGGCAGAAGCAACAAGTTCGGGATCTTTAACCAACACTTCAGCTAGGGTCATGATTGAGATGTTCCGAAGACGATCTTCATGGTGttcagcaacagcaacgattGTCCGCACAACGGCGCGTGATACCTCTCGGACACCATCTTTCACATCCAGGAAGCTTCTAACAAACTTCAATGCCTGTTCCCTCTCAATGCTTGCCTTGGATTCTTTAACCAGTGACAAAATGACGAGCTCATCGGTATGGAGCGTTCGGATAATTTGTAGGGATTTGCGATCAGCAATTGCATAGCGTGTTAGTCGATAGCCCGCAGCTACCACCTCTTTACTGTCACTCAAAAGCATGACCTGAACCCGTAGGCCAAAAACAGGCCATGCAAGGTCGTATTTCAATGTGGGATGCCGTTTGAACAATTCAACCAAGCTGTTGGCACGCTCGACATAGAAATCAGGAGACATTCCCTCTATCTCCAACGCCTGCAGCGTTTCCGAGAGGACATAGGTTGGCGACTCCACGTCGCCGTCTTCACTTTCTTCCCCATCGCCGTTGACCGATCCCATAGCATCCCTAGTTCGAGATGGCGAGCGCCTGGGGCTAGCTCGGAAAATACTCGAGAGGCGGCTGCTGCGTGGAGAAGTCGAGGCCGGCGCCTGCGCACGTAAtatttcttcttccagttcatGCTGTAATTCGACCAGCTTGCGGTTCGATGAGATCAATTCTGACTCCACCTTTAGACGCTGTTCTTTTGTTTGCTTCAGAGGTTTTGCTAGCAGCGCCTCCAGCATGTTCTCGGTTCCGCTCTTAATCTTCATTTCCTTCGCGATCCTGTCTCGAAGGAAAGCCTGTCGCGCCTCGGTTGTGTGGAAatcttcttcgtcaatcGATCGGCTGGCACGTTTATTATATTGTCCGTCCGCCCTGGGCGTGACGCTGCGTGAAGTTGTGCTTTTGAGCTCCGCACTGAAGCTACCTGGCCCACCAGTGGAGGGTACCAACGAGGGAGCTAATGAGGGCACGAATGATCCTCCCCGTCCGGCCATATTGGTGCTCCCTCCAGACTCGGACAGCCTATTCCTCCCAATTCGTGAGATGCCATCCTGCCAGCTCCCATCGGCGGAGCCACCATCCTGACTGAGCGAGGAGCGTCCATCACCCAGCGCACGATGCTGAGTCGACGCAGAGTATGCTGAGTTATGCCCGGAAGCCATAGAGCTCCATCTAGCCTTGCTGGCTCGTTATCATCTATCGCAAGTGTTCTGAGTATTGGATTGCTGCATTGAGGTTGCTTGTTTTCGCAGGAGGGTTGGGCGGAGCGGAGTAAGGGTAGTATGGGGAAGCGTAACGGAGGGGCGCAGTCACAGGTCGCCTGGTGTTCAAAGGTAGCTAGTTGCCATGCCCACCTGTCAAAAGGTTGATTAAATATTTAACTTGAACGCAGCAGTGATCGTCAAACTGTTCTTGTTGTCCCACTACGAGATGCTCGAGTCGACCAGATCTGGAGAAACAAACCGCTGACTAAGTGATCTTATCGCGCCAGCCGTGGAACTCTACGAACACCTTGCCATATTTGAAGAACAGTGTCGGTTGCTACTCCAAGGTGTACTTTTCTAATTGAAGAAAGGTGTTGTTATTCAATAAATATCCAATTAATTTACAATGGAATCCCAAGATCATACATTCTGATTAAACTACCCAGTATactcctcttcctcccagTCTTGCTCATGCTAGTAAAATCGAGTAAGGATCACCTAAAAGGTAGGCACCTTACACCGTTTTCTGTTCATTATTTATTGGAGGTGGTCTTATCCAGGATGGTCTTCATCATCTCATTACCAAGCGTGGCAGCTTCAGGGAAACGCGGTGCGAAGTACTCCGCAATCCGCTCAAATCGGTGACGGTAGGACTCAAAATCTCCGAAAGAAACACAGTCGGACCATGCCTGGTGAAAGCATCATGTTAGCATAAATTGTTGGATCCTGCATGACTCGGACAGATGCCGAGAATAAGTTCCAAAACATACCCTTGCAGCAAAGGTGAATTCCAAATCATCCGAGCGGAAGGTGTTGTCATCAATTGCGGTATCCAGTGCCTCATCGAGGAGATCCTGGTTGCGGAACAAGTATTCGGTCACACCCAACCAGAGACGGAAAAGCTGCACGGTATTAATACAACCGCAATTTGGCAATATCCTCCCCATGACAGGACACATACCGGAGTGGAACAAATCATATGATCATAAGGGACAATGCCGAGTTTCGACCAGCAATCAACAATAGCAAGTAGACTGAGATGGCTGTTCGGGGGTGCCTTTTCACGCGGCCGATTGGATAGAGAGAACCGATCCAGTACCTCGTCCTTCAACAACAGATCTTGTCCTTCGGAGCCAGGCCTGAAAACCGACGCACCTGCAGCCTTGACCCGGCGCTTGAGCTCTTCCCTCTGTCCTCCAATCATCAGTTTGTACAAGTCGGTGACCGACTCGGCGTACTGGCGAATCTGTTGCTTCGCCGCTGGGTTGAGGATGGCAAGCCCGGCATAGACGTGCCATTTGTTGGAGTAGATACGCAAGGTGATATTGATCTTGACATTCTCAATACCGCCCACCCATCGTCCATGCTCCCAGGGGAACTGATTGTTAGCCTGCCAGGCAGTTCCCATGCTCAGGAAAGCAGCATGAGTGACGGCCTGTGTATCCGCTGTGATTCGGTCGTGCATCTCGCCGGTGAGATAGACATGCTTGGATTTGAATGAGGAGAGGATGCTTTCAACGAATTTGAGACTTTCGTCTGAGGCTCTGTGTTGAATGAGGACCTAGATTGCCGCGTTACTAATGCGTGTTCGAAATAGAGTGGAATTCGGGATGGAGGTTAGCAATACCAGAGGCTGGCCTTGCGGATTCACTTTAGGGCCGTGTAGCGAATGGCAAGATACAATCTCTACGTCGGACGGCAAGTGCTTTTCGAATGCGGCGAGTTCTGGGGCCTTGCAGGACGTTTGACCACCGACAACGGCACCGACCTTGGTTGCTTGAATTCGAGTCAGAATGTATTTTGGGTTAGAAGCAGACTATCGGGTCTGATTCAACACATACACAATCCATACTGCGCCACGACTTTGTCGATAGCTCCAGCCTCTACACTGTACAGAATGTAATCGCTAATTCTTGAGACAAGATGTCCATTGGGGAATATGGTGACTCTTTTCTATATGTACAATGAGCTTCTTAAGCTTTGAGTGGCATAATCCCAGCCGGGTGACGTACTTGAGAAGCGAACTCTTGTTTTAAAGATTCAAAATTCTCAGGTCTATCACACGCGTTTATCCTTGATTTCAAAAGTGCAGAGTTAGTTGTGTCAGTTATAAAGGATTGGTTAAGAGCATTGATGCAAATCTGTATAATCTATTCACTTGTTAGTGTATGTTTTGCAAACAGCAAAGTGAAGGTAGGTAGAGTGAGGTGGAACAGGATCAGACAAAAAAGTTAAGGTAGCGTGGGTTTAACATCACCGACAGCCAGCTGGTTAGCCATCAACCAGAATGGTGTAACAGCGCCAGCCAAACCGTACTCGAGCCAAATGCACTCATGTCATCATTCGAGAGGATGGGCGGTGAAAGGAGAAGGGAGAAAAGCTTACCATTTAAAGCACATTGGGAACGTGTTGTTGAAGGGACCAATTACCTCCATCCTGCGTCGCTCAGGCGCTGGGCATACATTTTGCCCATATCACCCATACCAATGATGCCAATCGAGGCATCTTCTTTGGTGCGACCCATTGCGACAAGCGCGCCTAGACCTTGTGGATAATCAGGTGTGACACTTAAAATCAGTTACACTGATAAGCATTTCAGCTCCAAAACTCGAACGCTGCTCAAGTTAGGGAAGTTCAATTGCGATGTTGGAGGAAACCAAGATGGGCGAACGAAAAGATTTAAATACTGCGCTGAGCTTGGAGCTTCACCGCCCACCGGGCCGACCGGAAACCCGGGTGTGAATGTGGTATCCAAAGCCTGAGGCAGCCAGCTCGCTTGACGCTGCGAACCAATCACAGTGCGTAATTCTTCCTAGGGCACACACCCACTTTTTTCTTCAACATCTAGGTGGGATTAGATCCggcttttccttcttttctgTATTCCATCCACACTAACCACCAACAACAGTCGCAATGGCCCCCAAGACCAAGGCTCCCGCTGCCGCTAAGGAGAACGTCTCCCTCGGCCCCCTCGCCGGTGATGGTATGTTTTGAACACAATTCAAGATGAAGCAGTCGGAGAACATGAGATCTGACTCTCTACGCAGGCAAGCTCGTCTTCGGCGTTGCCCGCATCTTCGCCTCCTTCAACGATACCTTCGTCCACGTTACCGATCTTTCGTGAGTCGCCCCCCCATTCAAAATTCTGTCCGATTCGAATCTTCCAGTCTGAATTGAAATCGGGCGCAATTCCATCCAAATAAAACACAAAAAAGAACGATGTTGGCTGACAATTGATTACAGCGGTCGCGAAACCATCTGCCGTGTTACCGGTGGTATGAAGGTCAAGGCTGACCGTGACGAGTCCTCCCCCTACGCCGCCATGTTGGCTGCTCAGGACGTCGCTGTCCGCTGCAAGGAGCTCGGCATCAACGCCCTCCACATTAAGATCCGTGCCACTGGTGGTAACGGCACCAAGACCCCCGGTCCTGGTGCCCAGTCCGCTCTCCGTGCCCTTGCCCGCTCCGGCATGCGCATCGGTCGCATTGAGGACGTTACCCCCACCCCCTCCGACTCTACTCGTCGCAAGGGTGGTCGCCGTGGTCGCCGTCTGTGAGCGTGTGCGGCTTGGTCTTTCCCTTCCCCTTGCAAGTCACTGCATCGCTGGATTGGAGGCTATTTGCGGGCTTCTCTCCTGCATCTGTGGATGGAATAAACGCGAGGAACGGCCTTGATTGCCTGGTCTTCAATTTTTTTCATACGCTGAAAATCAATTCTCTCGGGTTTTGATGTTGGATTAGGTAGTGctcaatcaacaacttgcccaaaaaaatctttgaaattttttttgaaaaaaggCTCCTGATGAGCTCAATTGAAAAATGGTAGTCGTAGCACATCTGGAGATTTGAGGCCTGTAAGCTACTGTTGGGCCCTGTGGGAGGCGCATGGGCTGGCGGTTTGCACGTCATGTTGATGAGATGTGCAGATGGTTGATCCTGTACTTCCCTTGGACTTGATGCTTGTAAAACGAATTAAGACATTTTAGCAACAATACAAAGTCCAGTTCTATGATGTTCTACAGGGTATCAAGAAGATCCAAGACAAGGTGCTAAGAACCCCAAAAAATCGCCTCCATGGATTGAAAGATAGAACAGCATCTCTCCGGCAACTGTCACCTCTAGCTTTCCATCCGTCCTCAAAGCTCCAACCTGCGCGCAATCAACCCCCAActcgcaaaaaaaaaaaaatttaaataAATCGGACAGCGGGTGCAATGTTCACCCACCAGCCAACCCCAACAATCCTTCTCCCGGAACTTCCGTCCAAAACCCTCGTCGGCATCGACCTCATTACCTTCACATCAACCCCCAACTTCCACGGAATTCGCGACCTTTCCCCGGGATGGCACTTCCTTTACACCGGTGCAACAGAGACCCTCTCTTTGCGCAGCGGCGCATGGTTTTACATCGGTGACATCACCACCGCGGGGAAAGGGAGCAACGACACCGCGCTCATTGCACAAGGCCAAAACAGAAACCAAATCCAAAATGCACTGGGCCCAGAGATCTACATCTGGAAATGGAGCGCGAATACCGAGTCCCTAGTAGCTCTGGACCATGACAACGACTCCGTCCGCCAGGAGAGCTTGCGCTACAAAGCGAATCTGGGTTCTGTGTGGCAGAGTGGAGGATTATTCAAGTATCGCAGCCGGATTGCACCATCACTGCTTGTCAAGCCCGTGGTGGAATCCGAGCCCGGCGAACAACACGAGAACGACCAAGCCAAACCCCAGATCGAAGCTCGCATCCAGACCGAAGACGATGCGCAAACCGAAGAGAATGGGCGGAGGGATTGGTCTGGTCTGACCGACCGCATCTCACCGAGCCTTTTATCGCGCGTCGTTGGAGACCCGGAACTTGATGTGGACGGTCATCCGCGATGGGCACTGTCATCTGCATCCACGGCCAACCGCGACGCGGATCGTATCCCCGGCGTCGACTCGCCAGCCGAGTCCAAAGGAAGTGAGGAAGCGGAACGCGAATTCGGCTTCATCCCGGTTGATTTGAAGCGGACATGGAGAGAAGGTGCCGTGGGGCGCGAAAGGACTGAAGCTGCGCAGGATCGGTCTTGGGCTCTGGGAGACTTGATCGATCGGTATGCTGGGGAGGCTTCGGGGGGGAATCAATTGCTTGGGGAGCTGCAGTTTACGTTCCTCATGGTCTTGACTATGATGAACTACTCGTGTTTGCAGCAGTGGAAGCGGCTTCTTGACCTGATTCTTACGTCACGGAGTGCCATATTGGATAGAGAGGGGTTTATGAGTGAAGTCCTTCGAATCTTGTCGTTGCAGCTGCAGCGATGTGACGATGTTGATGGGGGACTGTTTGAGATTGATGGTGATGAGGGCGGGGCTTTCTTGCGCAATCTACTTGTGAAGCTGCGTCAGTCGGTCGATGACCTCGTTGGTGAGACTGCATCGGAAGTTAAACTCGAGCTTGATAAGCTTGAAGAGTGGGTGAAGGCAGAATATGACTGGGAGCTGCGTCGTGGGACTGTCGTTCGCCACGGTATGCTCCAATTGGAGGACGGTGAGCAGGTCGAAATGGACTGGGATGGGAATGACGAAGACGATGAGACTGGAGAGTACGCTCCAGTGATTGTTGATATGTGAGACGCGAGGCTAGGGCATTCCATCCTGTTCTGTTTCTACGCACGCATGCAATTTGCCCATGAAAGATGCCAAGTTGTTGATGATTGCTTTGACATCCAGTTCTTAAATGCATTTCCCGGCGTTTGGGCATATTCTGCAAATTTGTTATCTATTTAAACATGACACACATCCAACGAAACAAGCCAGTATTTTATGAATACGTCTAAATCTATATACAGTCTATCTAAAATCTACATACAAACCAACTCTTGCATCAAAATACCGACCACGCTGCTTAGCTTCATAAATCCGTTTCACAAGCATCCAAGACCAACCCGCTTGCGAGTATTCAGTCCAAGGCCATCTATGAGTCTTGAATCCATCTATTGTCCCTCGTTCTCGATGGTGTAAGCCCACTCGTGCTCAACTTTGCCAAACATGATGGCCTCGAGCCACGACTTGATCTGCGCGGCATATCCAGCAGGCTCGCCGTTCACACCCAAGGTGCTGATATCGGTGTCTTCGTTGCGGATCATGGCAACAGGGGTAATGAAGTACTACGAGATGTGTGATGTTAGCCCATCAACCCCGACAAGGAAAGGGGAAATTTTTCCAACTTACAGCAGTGCCCGAAACAAACGACTCAACAATCCGGCCCTCCCTGGACGCCTTCTCAATATCATCAATAGTCAATGTGCGCTCCACAACGTCAAGCGGCGCAAGCTCGCCAACACCGTTCTGCGACAAACGCTCGCGCACGAGCTCCAGAACACTGCGACGGGTAACACCGGGCAGAATCAGCTGATTGTCAAGCGGAGCCGTGACAAGCTCCAGCTTGCCTTCGGTGTTGTGCCAGACAATGAAGAAGTTGCTGGCACCGGCCTCAGTGACCTGACGGTCCGGTCCGAACAACCACAAGATCTGATCGAAGCCCAGAGCCTGCGCCTTGCCATGAGCCTGCAGGGAAGGGCCGTAGTTCGCCCCGAGCTTGGCATAACCGAAGCCGCCGGGCCAGGCGCGGATGGTATCTGGGGCAGAGGCGTACAGTCTGAGGCCCTTGCGGGGCTCGGCTTCGGGGTCcgtcttcatcttggtgAAGTCGGGCCAGGGAACGGCAATAATGAAGAGGAGGGCTTCCTTGGGCACTTGGACACCCAGGTGGGGACCATTGCCGATCACTGTGGGACGGATGTAGAGGAAAGAACCGGGGTTGGGGAGCCAGCCTGGATATCATTGTTAGTGAACAGCTCGCATCTGTCTGGGGGGGTGTCGTGGGGTCTTGGAACGTACGAGGACCGTCGATCTGCAGCAACTTGGCGACCAGCTTCTTCACCTCGTCGAACTTAAATCCGGGCAGTGAGGACCGCTGGGAACTGGAGTTCAAACGCTCGCCGTTGCAATCGGGGCGGAACAGGCGCAGCTTGCCGTCGTACCCGCGGTATACCTTCATGCCCTCGAAACATTCGGTTGCATAGTGCAGGACCGAGGCTGTGGGAGGAATGCTGAGGTTCTGGTAGGGCTTGACCTCGGGGGTCTCCCAGCCCTTGGCTACAGTCCATTTCACGGTCACCATGTGATCAGTGCAGTAGGAGTGGCTCAGCTCCTCTGGGGATCCTGGCAAAGGCACATCGCGCAGGTTGGTTGAGAGAGTGACATTGAACTTGGAGCCATCCAGCTCGGCATACGGAGCGATAGAACCCATGATGAGGCGATTGTGGTTGATCAAGGTTCTGTCCTTGAATCTCAAGAAGATGAGGTTCTATGAGTCACTCGACGGTCAAccgatgatcttcgaggaaAAAATGACAGCTGGGATACACTTACCGTTTTAAAATATCGATTTCACACAATAGAACTCCCATTGCTCTTTTTATAACGAGCGGTTTGCCCCGGAGAACCCTTGGCTTTCCCGGAACCGTCtttgaccaaaaaaaaaaaaaaaaaaaaagatttttTAACGCCAACCCGATTCCGGCCCTATCTCTGTTTGCCACCAGATTCTTTTTTATGCACACATACAACAATGCTGTATGTGTTGAAAAGGGATTGTTCTTTTGAACCTATTAACCCCTCCAATTCCAGTCGAACTCGCCCTACATTCTCCTATGAGCATATCACTGGTCCCATAGTCGCTATCTACGGCCCACTTCGAGCAGTTCCGAGGCTAGCCGCGTTGACCTGGATGGAATGGATGGCAGCTCCGTGCAAGATTGCATAGCCAAAGTTGATGTTCTACATTATCGAATTTCATTTCTGATCATTGGGGCCCACATTGCTGATTGGGACtgcagtactccgtattcagATTTGCGGTAGATAATACACAAGGGGCAATCCTAGCGTACGGAATTTGGATCTGCCATAGAGACAATTGACCAGACATGGCAAATCAAGGCCATTGTCGAGCACCTTGCGGACGATATCTTGGAACCCAATCCCCGCCAATCAGAGCCGCTGAACGTAATTTCCGGCCATGTTGTACAATGCAGGATGAACACATAGACGACCACCCATCTTGAATTCGAACCATCACAATAACCAACTGAGGCTAACTCAGGAGTTGGCTTCACCGAAAATCGATGATTTAGCTGAGGACGCCGTACGGAGTGCCATGATGTTGTACAACATCAATGTTACACAACACGACGATTGTCGACCGTTAgaatcgtgccaagcgcccaagcTGCAGGTCAAATTCGGCCAAGGAACAAGCTCATGCCTTCTTCATTCACAATCTCTCATGGATGGGAAAGTCGTAAGATCACAGATTTCCAGTCTCATTCGGAAATCCCGAAGAATCTCCGACTCTGGGAGTCGGGTCGGAGGATCTCTCTCCGACCGTTCATACTTGACCCCAACAGCAAAAGGTTGGGAGTGAGATCATGCACCTTGGAAACCCCAGTCAGCGGGGATCTAGATATCATCCACGGTCGGCTGGTTGTAACGCGCTGGTTGAGAAGTTTGGATGGTGTTTCTTTCCTCGGTTGCCGTCAGTCGGGTTCAGGACTACTCTGGCCGTCGATTATCCGTATCGGGCCCGGTATTCTTGTGATGATGAGTCCAAGAGTCATCACGATCGAGCGTCGCAAGGCATGGCTGGGCGATCGCATTGAAACGCAAGACGACCTTGGCATGGATTCAAAGCGGAGTCAACGCTGGTCGCCGAGGCAACAGCGATGTAcaacagagagagagagagccaAACCCAGCCTCTTCTGGGTTGCAATCCTCGGAGAATGTTGTCTTGAACGTGACGATGGCGCTTTTCAGTCCAAACACAGCGAACTGTATAGATATTTGGGATATCGCTTAAGAGCAATGGTTCGAAAAGTGCTCTGGGTACTTGCTAAGTACTTCGTGTGTCAAGGTACAACGCTTTGGTTTGATAACTGTGACTCGACTTGGGACTTGCAAGACCGAATCCTTGGTCAGATTGAAAAGCTCACAAAAATGACATCGGTACTGACGAAGAAAACCACCGAATCACACGCCCTCTGAACAAAATTGAAATGGGAATCGTCGGCGTAAATTCTTTTAGATTGTGTGACTTGACTACAACAATATGCATGTTGATAGAAATAGCCTTTGACTCCGACACTGGTAGGTTCTTCAGTCGATAGGTCATAGATAATATAACCAAcggagggggaaaaaaaaaaaaagagagatgaACAATGAAAATCGATCTCTACTACCGATGACGAAGAGcgagaaaggaaaagagggAGACGGCAAGTGAAAATTCTCTAGAAGGAGCAACGAAGGGACAATTGTACGTTGGGTAACGCATGAAAGAAGAACGAGGCAAGTGACGCGATTGACGACGTAAATTTCCCCCTCATTCGATTTTACAGATATTTCTCTAGTTGTGTTGAACAGGAAAAAGGTGCCCCCTGACTCACCTCATCCTGAATCGGGCTCAtggctggggggggggggggggggggggtcttCTGTCTTCGAAACTGACAGGCCATTTTGCTGAAGAGGGCAAAAACAAGAAGCAGGGCATGAACTCGGCATCAATGATAGTCTGCATTCAGAAGACGGTCTATTGATTTGGGAGAGAAGGGAGACAAGACCAAACGAACACCTATCATACATCGATCACAGTTTGTCCAACCGGTCGGCAGTTATCACCCCCCACGAGGTCTGGAATATACTTGCCGAGGCATGATCTACCAGTTTCAAGGATGATGCTTCTCTGATGTGACAGATCTCAAGTCAATAGGGTAGACTGGCCACTGACCTGTGCATATGCCGCCAGCATCGCTTGTTGGCATCCGACGATTGGACACAGAACCGACCAGGTTACAACCAAAGGGGATTGTCCTGAATCAATGCCCAAAGACCGAGCGCAGTAAGATATGGCGCATGTGATCAGCGAAGTCTTGTTTGCCTCGTCGTGCGTGCCCCTGGCTGTTCttacccaaaaaaaaaaaaaaaggaacgaAAAAGAACAAACATGGCTGGTGGACTCTGTATCTAGTACTTCGTATACAGGACGTAGAATGGCAGGTGTCAGAAGCCGATTCGGTGGAGATATGCACAAGCTGGGGCTTCTGAGGTCGACACGGCAAAACCTGGACGATTCAAAGACCCCGTTCCAGCTGCAATGCACAAACGGGCCGTGATTCTCTGAAAgtcattaaaaaaaaatcccggAAATTTAAGTGAGAGAAGCTAGTGTCTATCATCACTGTAGATCAGGATTCCGGACTTCGTGCAGGATAAATCTGTGGTCAGTTGAACTGCAGATTCCAAGTCATTGGTATACTTGCACATCCAGCACCTCGAGCATATAAGCACGGGGCACAAGGTGACCATTGACGGTGAAAACCTCTGACCAACCATATAGAGATCTGGCTGTTTTATCCGAACTTGAGAAATGACCTCAACTTAAATCCATCGACAGAATTTGTACACCCCGTAGAAGGGATCAAGAGGGGAAGGGGAGAGAGGGTGCGGAGGCAGATCCAACCACATCGAGATAAGCACATGCACATCGATTTGAAAGCCGCCTGGCCCCAAAGGTTCAAATCGGGAACTACCGAGCGTCGCAGCAAACCGATAGGGGGAACTGCGTTTTGATTGTTCTGCGTCACGCTACGTCTGTTTTTGGCAGGAGTCTTCTTCTATAAAGGCGAAGGGGCGTTCATCACACATGCAGGTGATCAAGATTCATCGCCCACGTTACATGGCAGACCATTTTTACACATCCAGATACTGTACGTGGTTTGCAGGGATATGGGAAACGCAGTTGTTGGAAAATCAAGGCCCCAGATACGGGAGGAAAGAGGGGAATCTCAGCCGCAGAGTCGAGCTCACTGGCTCCTGATCCCGAGCATCTACGCAGGGTGGGAACTTATCATgcggggagggggggagATACTCGGTACATCAAATGTGTTTTGAGCTTGCAACAACCTCAAGCGATAGAAGGTCAAAGAATCCAGCCCAAGGTCAGGCCTAATCTCCTTGAATTTCAGTTGGACTGGGCGTGTAAGCGGCAGCACGCGACGCTAGCATGTATAGTTCATCCAAGCTAAAGGTCACTAACTTTGCTTTTCTTATTTTTaggttctttttctctttctctgtttcttcgCCTCCACTTAGGCACCCAACTTGTAAGATTAGTCGAAATGGCCCGAAAATCGGTATGAACCGTGCCGGGGTAAGGACGCTCATTCGGAGTTGTCGCGATGGGAAAGGTGTCCACACAAGATTCACGATCCGATTTACAGAGGTGAAGTGT
Above is a genomic segment from Penicillium digitatum chromosome 3, complete sequence containing:
- a CDS encoding AAR2 family protein; translated protein: MFTHQPTPTILLPELPSKTLVGIDLITFTSTPNFHGIRDLSPGWHFLYTGATETLSLRSGAWFYIGDITTAGKGSNDTALIAQGQNRNQIQNALGPEIYIWKWSANTESLVALDHDNDSVRQESLRYKANLGSVWQSGGLFKYRSRIAPSLLVKPVVESEPGEQHENDQAKPQIEARIQTEDDAQTEENGRRDWSGLTDRISPSLLSRVVGDPELDVDGHPRWALSSASTANRDADRIPGVDSPAESKGSEEAEREFGFIPVDLKRTWREGAVGRERTEAAQDRSWALGDLIDRYAGEASGGNQLLGELQFTFLMVLTMMNYSCLQQWKRLLDLILTSRSAILDREGFMSEVLRILSLQLQRCDDVDGGLFEIDGDEGGAFLRNLLVKLRQSVDDLVGETASEVKLELDKLEEWVKAEYDWELRRGTVVRHGMLQLEDGEQVEMDWDGNDEDDETGEYAPVIVDM
- a CDS encoding 40S ribosomal protein uS11; the protein is MAPKTKAPAAAKENVSLGPLAGDGKLVFGVARIFASFNDTFVHVTDLSGRETICRVTGGMKVKADRDESSPYAAMLAAQDVAVRCKELGINALHIKIRATGGNGTKTPGPGAQSALRALARSGMRIGRIEDVTPTPSDSTRRKGGRRGRRL
- a CDS encoding Prephenate dehydrogenase, fungal; its protein translation is MIIQICINALNQSFITDTTNSALLKSRINACDRPENFESLKQEFASQKRVTIFPNGHLVSRISDYILYSVEAGAIDKVVAQYGLSTKVGAVVGGQTSCKAPELAAFEKHLPSDVEIVSCHSLHGPKVNPQGQPLVLIQHRASDESLKFVESILSSFKSKHVYLTGEMHDRITADTQAVTHAAFLSMGTAWQANNQFPWEHGRWVGGIENVKINITLRIYSNKWHVYAGLAILNPAAKQQIRQYAESVTDLYKLMIGGQREELKRRVKAAGASVFRPGSEGQDLLLKDEVLDRFSLSNRPREKAPPNSHLSLLAIVDCWSKLGIVPYDHMICSTPLFRLWLGVTEYLFRNQDLLDEALDTAIDDNTFRSDDLEFTFAARAWSDCVSFGDFESYRHRFERIAEYFAPRFPEAATLGNEMMKTILDKTTSNK
- a CDS encoding Branched-chain-amino-acid aminotransferase, whose product is MGSIAPYAELDGSKFNVTLSTNLRDVPLPGSPEELSHSYCTDHMVTVKWTVAKGWETPEVKPYQNLSIPPTASVLHYATECFEGMKVYRGYDGKLRLFRPDCNGERLNSSSQRSSLPGFKFDEVKKLVAKLLQIDGPRWLPNPGSFLYIRPTVIGNGPHLGVQVPKEALLFIIAVPWPDFTKMKTDPEAEPRKGLRLYASAPDTIRAWPGGFGYAKLGANYGPSLQAHGKAQALGFDQILWLFGPDRQVTEAGASNFFIVWHNTEGKLELVTAPLDNQLILPGVTRRSVLELVRERLSQNGVGELAPLDVVERTLTIDDIEKASREGRIVESFVSGTAYFITPVAMIRNEDTDISTLGVNGEPAGYAAQIKSWLEAIMFGKVEHEWAYTIENEGQ